Proteins encoded within one genomic window of Aphelocoma coerulescens isolate FSJ_1873_10779 chromosome 9, UR_Acoe_1.0, whole genome shotgun sequence:
- the PROCR gene encoding endothelial protein C receptor, which translates to MDQPWGHQRVPSAVPTLNSVPGQPWGHQRVASAVPVPTMLLLLLLLCGALGCGAEQEAPLAFTMLQLTRVYRGTAMFRGNASLNGELSHLLDEQNVTQVLPLEPPDAWARRRNDVINYLQNFRQLVKLFHKERPTNFTQHLCCHLGCRLFPNGTAQSFYEVTLNRTAFLSFHVPNATWERRWPGELPVAAFAQAQLMKYPITTQDLQYFLNTTCVSILQAQSARTGKVSSRSRAPLVLGLVLGSLALLGMALGIFLCTGGSC; encoded by the exons ATGGACCAGCCGTGGGGCCACCAGCGCGTCCCCAGCGCGGTGCCCACGCTGAACTCCGTGCCGGGCCAGCCGTGGGGCCACCAGCGCGTCGCCAGCGCGGTGCCCGTCCCCacgatgctgctgctgctgctgctgctctgcggGGCCCTGGGCTGCGGGGCGGAGCAGGAGG CCCCGCTCGCCTTCACCATGCTCCAGCTGACCCGCGTCTACAGGGGCACTGCCATGTTCCGGGGGAACGCCAGCCTGAACGGGGAGCTCAGCCACCTCCTGGACGAGCAGAATGTCACCCAGGTGCTCCCGCTGGAGCCTCCGGACGCCTGGGCCCGGCGGCGGAACGACGTGATCAACTACCTGCAGAACTTCAGGCAGCTGGTGAAGCTCTTCCACAAGGAGAGACCGACCAACT TCACCCAGCACCTGTGCTGCCACCTCGGCTGCCGCCTCTTCCCCAACGGCACAGCCCAGAGCTTCTACGAGGTGACCCTCAACAGGACGGCGTTCCTCAGCTTCCACGTCCCCAACGCCACCTGGGAGCGGCGCTGGCCCGGCGAGCTCCCGGTGGCCGCCTTCGCCCAGGCACAGCTGATGAAATACCCCATAACCACCCAGGACCTGCAGTATTTCCTCAACACCACCTGTGTCAGCATCCTGCAGGCTCAGAGCGCCAGGACAG GAAAAGTCAGCAGCCGATCGCGAGCTCcgctggtgctggggctggtcCTGGGGAGCCTCGCCCTGCTGGGCATGGCCCTGGGCATCTTCCTGTGCACGGGAGGGAGCTGCTAG
- the PFKL gene encoding ATP-dependent 6-phosphofructokinase, liver type isoform X1: MAAAELERLRMAGAGMAIAVLTSGGDAQGMNAAVRAVTRMGIYVGAKVFLIYEGYEGLVEGGDNIKQANWLSVSNIIQLGGTVIGSARCKAFTTRAGRLRAARNLVEHGITNLCVIGGDGSLTGADIFRSEWAGLLEELVRDGQISEEVARENCRLNIVGLVGSIDNDFCGTDMTIGTDSALHRIMEVIDAITTTAQSHQRTFVLEVMGRHCGYLALVSGLASGADWLFIPESPPEDGWEDLMCERLGETRSRGSRLNIIIIAEGAIDRSGKPISSNYVKDLVVQRLGFDTRVTVLGHVQRGGTPSAFDRVLSSKMGMEAVMALLEATPDTPACVVSLSGNQSVRLPLMECVQVTKDVQKAMDEKRFEEAIQLRGRSFENNWNIYKLLAHQKPAQEKSPFSMAILNVGAPAAGMNAAVRSAVRISICQGHTIYVVSDGFEGLAKGQVREVGWHDVAGWLGRGGSMLGTKRTLPKTCMEKIVENVRKFNIQGLLVIGGFEVRQNPRFSGGRGGCGRPKGISLGCGSGCRASISQSLGRLQAYEGVLQLVEARGQYEELCIVMCVIPATISNNVPGTDFSLGSDTAVNAAMESCDRIKQSASGTKRRVFIVETMGGYCGYLSTVTGIAVGADAAYVYEDPFTIHDLKANVEHLTDKMKTDIQRGLVLRNEKCHEHYTTEFLYNLYSSEGKGIFDCRINVLGHLQQGGAPTPFDRNYGTKLGVKAVLWMSEKLQQVYSKGRVFANSGDTACVIGLRKKVVAFSPVTELKKVTDFEHRLPQEQWWLNLRLMLKMLANYQISLTEYISGQMEHVTRRTLSIEKGF, from the exons atggcggcggcggagctGGAGCGGCTGCGGATGGCGGGGGCCGGGATGGCCATCGCCGTCCTCACCAGCGGCGGCGACGCGCAAG GCATGAACGCCGCCGTCCGCGCCGTCACCCGCATGGGGATATACGTGGGAGCCAAAGTCTTCCTCATCTATGAG GGCTACGAGGGGCTGGTGGAGGGGGGTGACAACATCAAACAAGCCAACTGGCTCAGCGTCTCCAACATCATCCAGCTG GGCGGGACGGTGATCGGCAGCGCCCGCTGCAAGGCCTTCACCACACGTGCGGGCCGGCTCCGGGCCGCCCGCAACCTGGTGGAGCACGGCATCACCAACCTGTGCGTCATCGGCGGCGACGGCAGCCTCACCGGCGCTGACATCTTCCGCTCCGaatgggctgggctgctggaggagctggtcCGAGACG GGCAGATCagcgaggaggtggcgcgggAGAACTGCCGCCTGAACATCGTGGGGCTGGTGGGCTCCATCGACAACGACTTCTGCGGCACCGACATGACCATCGGCACCGACTCGGCGCTGCACCGCATCATGGAGGTCATCGACGCCATCACCACCACGGCGCAGAG CCACCAGCGGACGTTCGTGCTGGAGGTGATGGGTCGCCACTGCGG gtACCTGGCGCTGGTGTCCGGCTTGGCCTCGGGCGCCGACTGGCTCTTCATCCCTGAATCCCCTCCGGAGGACGGCTGGGAGGACCTCATGTGCGAGAGGCTCGGGGAG ACACGCAGCCGGGGCTCGCGGCTCAACATCATCATCATCGCCGAGGGCGCCATCGACCGCAGCGGCAAACCCATCTCCTCCAACTACGTGAAGGAC CTGGTGGTGCAACGCCTGGGCTTCGACACGCGGGTCACCGTCCTCGGCCACGTGCAGCGCGGAGGGACCCCGTCCGCCTTTGACCGCGTGCTG AGCAGCAAGATGGGGATGGAGGCGGTGATGGCACTGCTGGAGGCCACGCCGGACACCCCGGCCTGCGTGGTCAGCCTCTCTGGGAACCAGTCAGTGCGGCTGCCACTCATGGAGTGTGTCCAGGTG ACAAAGGATGTGCAGAAGGCCATGGATGAGAAGAGGTTTGAGGAGGCCATCCAACTCCGTGGAAG GAGCTTTGAGAACAACTGGAACATCTACAAGCTGCTGGCACACCAGAAGCCAGCtcaggagaag AGCCCCTTCAGCATGGCCATCCTGAACGTGGGAGCGCCAGCCGCCGGCATGAACGCTGCCGTGCGCTCGGCCGTGCgcatcagcatctgccaggGACACACCATCTACGTGGTGAGCGACGGCTTCGAGGGCCTGGCCAAGGGGCAG GTCCGCGAGGTGGGCTGGCACGACGTGGCGGGATGGCTGGGCCGCGGCGGCTCCATGCTGGGCACCAAGCG GACGCTGCCCAAGACCTGCATGGAGAAAATTGTGGAGAACGTGCGCAAATTCAACATCCAGGGGCTGCTGGTCATCGGGGGCTTTGAGGTGCGGCAGAATCCTCGGTTCAGTGGGGGCCGGGGTGGCTGTGGGCGTCCCAAAGGAATCTCTCTGGGATGTGGATCCGGCTGCAGGGCCAGCATTTCCCAATCCCTCGGCCGCTTGCAGGCGTACGAGGGGGTGCTGCAGCTGGTGGAGGCGCGCGGGCAGTACGAGGAGCTCTGCATCGTTATGTGCGTCATCCCTGCCACCATCAGCAACAACGTGCCCGGCACCGACTTCAGCCTGGGCTCCGACACGGCCGTCAACGCCGCCATGGAG AGCTGCGACCGCATCAAGCAGTCGGCGTCGGGCACCAAGCGTCGCGTGTTCATCGTGGAGACCATGGGGGGCTACTGCGGGTACCTGTCCACAGTCACCGGCATCGCCGTGGGCGCCGACGCCGCCTACGTCTATGAAGACCCCTTCACTATCCACGACTTAAAG GCCAACGTGGAGCACTTGACCGACAAAATGAAGACAGATATCCAGAGAGGGCTGGTGCTGCG CAACGAGAAGTGCCACGAGCACTACACCACTGAGTTCCTCTACAACCTGTACTCCTCGGAGGGCAAAGGCATCTTCGACTGCAGGATCAACGTCCTGGGCCACCTCCAGCAG GGGGGAGCCCCAACCCCCTTTGACCGGAACTACGGGACCAAGCTGGGAGTGAAGGCGGTGCTGTGGATgtcagagaagctgcagcaagTCTACAGCAAGG GGCGTGTGTTTGCCAACTCTGGAGACACTGCCTGTGTGATCGGGCTGCGGAAGAAGGTGGTGGCCTTCAGCCCCGTGACGGAGCTCAAGAAAGTCACGGATTTTGA gcacaggctgccccaGGAGCAGTGGTGGCTGAACCTGCGGCTGATGCTGAAGATGCTCGCCAACTACCAGATCAGCCTCACCGAGTACATCTCGGGGCAGATGGAGCACGTCACCCGCCGCACCCTCAGCATCGAGAAGGGCTTCTAG
- the PFKL gene encoding ATP-dependent 6-phosphofructokinase, liver type isoform X2, which translates to MAAAELERLRMAGAGMAIAVLTSGGDAQGMNAAVRAVTRMGIYVGAKVFLIYEGYEGLVEGGDNIKQANWLSVSNIIQLGGTVIGSARCKAFTTRAGRLRAARNLVEHGITNLCVIGGDGSLTGADIFRSEWAGLLEELVRDGQISEEVARENCRLNIVGLVGSIDNDFCGTDMTIGTDSALHRIMEVIDAITTTAQSHQRTFVLEVMGRHCGYLALVSGLASGADWLFIPESPPEDGWEDLMCERLGETRSRGSRLNIIIIAEGAIDRSGKPISSNYVKDLVVQRLGFDTRVTVLGHVQRGGTPSAFDRVLSSKMGMEAVMALLEATPDTPACVVSLSGNQSVRLPLMECVQVTKDVQKAMDEKRFEEAIQLRGRSFENNWNIYKLLAHQKPAQEKSPFSMAILNVGAPAAGMNAAVRSAVRISICQGHTIYVVSDGFEGLAKGQVREVGWHDVAGWLGRGGSMLGTKRTLPKTCMEKIVENVRKFNIQGLLVIGGFEAYEGVLQLVEARGQYEELCIVMCVIPATISNNVPGTDFSLGSDTAVNAAMESCDRIKQSASGTKRRVFIVETMGGYCGYLSTVTGIAVGADAAYVYEDPFTIHDLKANVEHLTDKMKTDIQRGLVLRNEKCHEHYTTEFLYNLYSSEGKGIFDCRINVLGHLQQGGAPTPFDRNYGTKLGVKAVLWMSEKLQQVYSKGRVFANSGDTACVIGLRKKVVAFSPVTELKKVTDFEHRLPQEQWWLNLRLMLKMLANYQISLTEYISGQMEHVTRRTLSIEKGF; encoded by the exons atggcggcggcggagctGGAGCGGCTGCGGATGGCGGGGGCCGGGATGGCCATCGCCGTCCTCACCAGCGGCGGCGACGCGCAAG GCATGAACGCCGCCGTCCGCGCCGTCACCCGCATGGGGATATACGTGGGAGCCAAAGTCTTCCTCATCTATGAG GGCTACGAGGGGCTGGTGGAGGGGGGTGACAACATCAAACAAGCCAACTGGCTCAGCGTCTCCAACATCATCCAGCTG GGCGGGACGGTGATCGGCAGCGCCCGCTGCAAGGCCTTCACCACACGTGCGGGCCGGCTCCGGGCCGCCCGCAACCTGGTGGAGCACGGCATCACCAACCTGTGCGTCATCGGCGGCGACGGCAGCCTCACCGGCGCTGACATCTTCCGCTCCGaatgggctgggctgctggaggagctggtcCGAGACG GGCAGATCagcgaggaggtggcgcgggAGAACTGCCGCCTGAACATCGTGGGGCTGGTGGGCTCCATCGACAACGACTTCTGCGGCACCGACATGACCATCGGCACCGACTCGGCGCTGCACCGCATCATGGAGGTCATCGACGCCATCACCACCACGGCGCAGAG CCACCAGCGGACGTTCGTGCTGGAGGTGATGGGTCGCCACTGCGG gtACCTGGCGCTGGTGTCCGGCTTGGCCTCGGGCGCCGACTGGCTCTTCATCCCTGAATCCCCTCCGGAGGACGGCTGGGAGGACCTCATGTGCGAGAGGCTCGGGGAG ACACGCAGCCGGGGCTCGCGGCTCAACATCATCATCATCGCCGAGGGCGCCATCGACCGCAGCGGCAAACCCATCTCCTCCAACTACGTGAAGGAC CTGGTGGTGCAACGCCTGGGCTTCGACACGCGGGTCACCGTCCTCGGCCACGTGCAGCGCGGAGGGACCCCGTCCGCCTTTGACCGCGTGCTG AGCAGCAAGATGGGGATGGAGGCGGTGATGGCACTGCTGGAGGCCACGCCGGACACCCCGGCCTGCGTGGTCAGCCTCTCTGGGAACCAGTCAGTGCGGCTGCCACTCATGGAGTGTGTCCAGGTG ACAAAGGATGTGCAGAAGGCCATGGATGAGAAGAGGTTTGAGGAGGCCATCCAACTCCGTGGAAG GAGCTTTGAGAACAACTGGAACATCTACAAGCTGCTGGCACACCAGAAGCCAGCtcaggagaag AGCCCCTTCAGCATGGCCATCCTGAACGTGGGAGCGCCAGCCGCCGGCATGAACGCTGCCGTGCGCTCGGCCGTGCgcatcagcatctgccaggGACACACCATCTACGTGGTGAGCGACGGCTTCGAGGGCCTGGCCAAGGGGCAG GTCCGCGAGGTGGGCTGGCACGACGTGGCGGGATGGCTGGGCCGCGGCGGCTCCATGCTGGGCACCAAGCG GACGCTGCCCAAGACCTGCATGGAGAAAATTGTGGAGAACGTGCGCAAATTCAACATCCAGGGGCTGCTGGTCATCGGGGGCTTTGAG GCGTACGAGGGGGTGCTGCAGCTGGTGGAGGCGCGCGGGCAGTACGAGGAGCTCTGCATCGTTATGTGCGTCATCCCTGCCACCATCAGCAACAACGTGCCCGGCACCGACTTCAGCCTGGGCTCCGACACGGCCGTCAACGCCGCCATGGAG AGCTGCGACCGCATCAAGCAGTCGGCGTCGGGCACCAAGCGTCGCGTGTTCATCGTGGAGACCATGGGGGGCTACTGCGGGTACCTGTCCACAGTCACCGGCATCGCCGTGGGCGCCGACGCCGCCTACGTCTATGAAGACCCCTTCACTATCCACGACTTAAAG GCCAACGTGGAGCACTTGACCGACAAAATGAAGACAGATATCCAGAGAGGGCTGGTGCTGCG CAACGAGAAGTGCCACGAGCACTACACCACTGAGTTCCTCTACAACCTGTACTCCTCGGAGGGCAAAGGCATCTTCGACTGCAGGATCAACGTCCTGGGCCACCTCCAGCAG GGGGGAGCCCCAACCCCCTTTGACCGGAACTACGGGACCAAGCTGGGAGTGAAGGCGGTGCTGTGGATgtcagagaagctgcagcaagTCTACAGCAAGG GGCGTGTGTTTGCCAACTCTGGAGACACTGCCTGTGTGATCGGGCTGCGGAAGAAGGTGGTGGCCTTCAGCCCCGTGACGGAGCTCAAGAAAGTCACGGATTTTGA gcacaggctgccccaGGAGCAGTGGTGGCTGAACCTGCGGCTGATGCTGAAGATGCTCGCCAACTACCAGATCAGCCTCACCGAGTACATCTCGGGGCAGATGGAGCACGTCACCCGCCGCACCCTCAGCATCGAGAAGGGCTTCTAG